The following coding sequences lie in one Xanthomonas hyacinthi genomic window:
- a CDS encoding alpha/beta fold hydrolase — protein sequence MSLREFACPSRVGRLAGLRSGDPHGPKVLALHGWLDNAASFVPLSAQLPQLDLVMLDLPGHGHSDALPAAADYLLTGALHPLLDAADALGWERFAVIGHSMGAAIASTLAAAVPQRVEKLVAIEMLGGLAETVEGTLERLRDSVAATRRANATPLRVFPDLAAPVRARMLANQLSEPAARLLVERGVMPVEGGHVWRSDRRLTLPTAVRLSEAQVQALLAGIECPARVIYADPAQPYFPEPLRRQRAARLRHGRVHVLPGSHHLHMEQPAAVAALLHEFL from the coding sequence ATGAGCCTGCGCGAATTCGCCTGCCCGTCGCGGGTGGGCAGGCTGGCCGGGCTGCGCAGCGGCGATCCGCACGGCCCCAAGGTGTTGGCCCTGCACGGCTGGCTGGACAACGCCGCCAGCTTCGTGCCGCTGAGCGCGCAGCTGCCGCAGCTGGACCTGGTGATGCTGGATCTGCCCGGCCACGGCCACAGCGACGCGTTGCCGGCCGCCGCCGACTACCTGCTGACCGGCGCGCTGCATCCGCTGCTGGACGCGGCCGATGCGCTGGGCTGGGAGCGCTTCGCGGTGATCGGCCACTCGATGGGCGCGGCGATCGCCAGCACCCTGGCCGCGGCGGTGCCGCAGCGGGTGGAGAAGCTGGTCGCGATCGAAATGCTCGGCGGCCTCGCCGAGACCGTCGAGGGCACCCTGGAACGCTTGCGCGACAGCGTCGCCGCGACCCGCCGCGCCAACGCCACGCCGCTGCGCGTGTTTCCCGACCTGGCCGCGCCGGTGCGCGCGCGGATGCTGGCCAACCAGCTCAGCGAGCCGGCGGCGCGGCTGCTGGTGGAACGCGGAGTCATGCCGGTGGAGGGCGGCCATGTCTGGCGCAGCGACCGGCGCCTGACCCTGCCCACCGCGGTGCGGCTGAGCGAGGCGCAGGTGCAGGCGCTGCTGGCCGGCATCGAGTGCCCGGCGCGGGTGATCTACGCCGACCCGGCGCAGCCGTATTTCCCCGAGCCGCTGCGGCGCCAGCGTGCGGCGCGGCTGCGCCACGGCCGCGTGCACGTGTTGCCGGGCAGCCATCACCTGCACATGGAGCAGCCGGCTGCGGTGGCGGCGCTGTTACACGAGTTCCTGTGA
- the hemH gene encoding ferrochelatase, with product MSDAPDTAVLVVNLGTPEAPTAPAVARYLAEFLGDKRVVAIPRLFWWPLLNWVILPRRSPRSAQKYALVWLPEGSPLAVYTRRLAEGMQRELPGQRVAWAMRYGTPALAPALDALRDGGVRRIVVLPLYPQYSTTTTASIEDVVQAWQARNPQLPVTLIEDYPTDPAWVAAVADSVRAHWAQHGRGETLFFSFHGLPQRVANNGDPYPQRCEASAQAIAAALGLGAGEWQLGYQSRFGAERWLQPYAEPSLWELAAQGRKRVDVICPGFATDCLETLEEVAMGFIETCAARGMQVRYIPCLNDAPAHARALAQLAARTA from the coding sequence ATGTCCGACGCACCCGATACCGCCGTGCTGGTGGTGAATCTAGGCACGCCCGAGGCGCCGACCGCGCCTGCGGTCGCCCGCTACCTGGCCGAATTTCTCGGCGACAAACGCGTGGTCGCCATTCCCAGGCTGTTCTGGTGGCCGCTGCTGAACTGGGTGATCCTGCCGCGGCGCTCGCCGCGTTCGGCGCAGAAATACGCGCTGGTGTGGCTGCCGGAAGGCTCGCCGCTGGCGGTGTACACGCGGCGCCTGGCCGAGGGCATGCAGCGCGAACTGCCCGGCCAGCGCGTGGCCTGGGCGATGCGCTACGGCACGCCGGCGCTGGCGCCGGCACTGGACGCGCTGCGCGATGGCGGCGTGCGCCGGATCGTGGTGCTGCCGCTGTACCCGCAGTATTCGACCACCACCACCGCCTCGATCGAGGACGTGGTGCAGGCCTGGCAGGCGCGCAACCCGCAGCTGCCGGTGACCCTGATCGAGGACTATCCGACCGACCCGGCCTGGGTCGCGGCGGTGGCCGACAGCGTGCGCGCGCATTGGGCGCAGCACGGCCGCGGCGAGACCCTGTTCTTCTCCTTCCATGGCCTGCCGCAGCGCGTGGCCAACAACGGCGATCCGTACCCGCAGCGCTGCGAGGCCAGCGCGCAGGCGATCGCTGCGGCGCTGGGGCTGGGCGCCGGCGAATGGCAGCTCGGCTACCAGTCGCGCTTCGGCGCCGAGCGCTGGTTGCAGCCCTACGCCGAGCCGAGCCTGTGGGAATTGGCGGCGCAGGGCCGCAAGCGGGTCGATGTGATCTGCCCCGGCTTCGCCACCGACTGCCTGGAAACGCTGGAAGAAGTGGCGATGGGTTTCATCGAGACCTGCGCCGCGCGCGGCATGCAGGTGCGCTACATCCCCTGCCTCAACGACGCGCCGGCGCACGCGCGCGCGCTGGCGCAGCTGGCCGCCCGCACCGCATGA
- a CDS encoding transposase — MAEVFMSSYCRRYTDEFRAVAVKRVIERGFTVVDAASRVGILRTYEDWPFPAAGMDLSSRRCSTT, encoded by the coding sequence ATGGCCGAGGTGTTTATGAGCAGCTACTGCAGGCGGTACACGGATGAGTTCCGGGCCGTGGCGGTGAAGCGGGTGATCGAGCGTGGCTTCACGGTCGTGGACGCGGCCTCGCGCGTCGGGATCCTCCGGACCTACGAGGACTGGCCGTTCCCGGCGGCGGGGATGGACCTGTCCTCGCGGAGATGTTCTACAACCTGA
- a CDS encoding helix-turn-helix transcriptional regulator, with translation MTTPELKKLTPEELAELHALPDEVMVKPEEAAATLRLKRATLAWYRCHGGGPKYVRVGPKLIRYRMGDLRKYMNGQQMSEGVRKVAAAMLAARTANASKGPEEISTSTAYFLRPLFRAPFSGPLFRRPAPFSRIRL, from the coding sequence GTGACTACCCCCGAACTCAAGAAGCTCACCCCCGAGGAGCTGGCCGAACTGCACGCACTGCCCGACGAGGTGATGGTCAAGCCCGAGGAGGCCGCGGCAACCCTGCGGCTCAAGCGCGCCACGTTGGCGTGGTATCGCTGCCATGGAGGCGGCCCAAAGTACGTCCGCGTCGGACCGAAGCTGATCCGCTACCGCATGGGCGACCTGCGCAAGTACATGAACGGACAGCAGATGAGCGAGGGCGTCCGCAAGGTCGCCGCCGCGATGCTGGCCGCCCGCACCGCCAATGCATCAAAGGGGCCAGAGGAAATATCCACTTCAACCGCATATTTCCTCCGGCCCCTTTTTCGGGCCCCTTTTTCGGGGCCCCTTTTTCGCCGCCCGGCCCCTTTTTCGCGGATCAGGTTGTAG